A stretch of the Enterobacter mori genome encodes the following:
- the ghxP gene encoding guanine/hypoxanthine transporter GhxP, with protein sequence MSTPSARTGGSLDAIFKISARGSTVRQEVVAGLTTFLAMVYSVIVVPGMLGKAGFPPAAVFVATCLVAGVGSIVMGLWANLPLAIGCAISLTAFTAFSLVLGQHISVPVALGAVFLMGVLFTVISATGIRSWILRNLPQGVAHGTGIGIGLFLLLIAANGVGLVIKNPLDGLPVALGNFASFPVIMSLIGLAVIIGLEKLKVPGGILLTIIGISIVGLIFDPTVHFSGIFAMPSLSDDKGNSLIGSLDIVGALNPVILPSVLALVMTAVFDATGTIRAVAGQANLLDKDGQIIDGGKALTTDSLSSVFSGLVGAAPAAVYIESAAGTAAGGKTGLTAITVGVLFLLILFLSPLSYLVPAYATAPALMYVGLLMLSNVAKIDFADFVDAMSGLITAVFIVLTCNIVTGIMIGFASLVIGRLVSGEWRKLNIGTVVIAIALVAFYAGGWAI encoded by the coding sequence ATGTCTACGCCATCTGCGCGTACCGGCGGTTCGCTTGACGCCATCTTTAAAATTTCAGCTCGCGGTAGCACCGTGCGCCAGGAAGTCGTTGCTGGTCTGACGACGTTTCTGGCGATGGTGTACTCCGTCATCGTTGTTCCGGGCATGCTGGGCAAAGCGGGCTTCCCGCCTGCGGCTGTCTTTGTTGCGACCTGTCTGGTGGCCGGTGTTGGCTCTATCGTGATGGGCCTGTGGGCGAACCTGCCTCTGGCGATAGGCTGTGCCATCTCGCTGACTGCCTTTACCGCGTTTAGCCTGGTGCTGGGTCAGCACATCAGCGTGCCCGTTGCGCTCGGTGCCGTGTTCCTGATGGGCGTGCTGTTTACCGTGATTTCCGCCACCGGCATTCGTAGCTGGATTTTGCGCAATCTTCCGCAGGGCGTGGCGCACGGTACCGGCATTGGTATCGGCCTGTTCCTGCTGCTGATCGCCGCGAACGGCGTGGGCCTGGTGATTAAGAACCCGCTGGACGGCCTGCCGGTGGCGCTGGGCAACTTCGCCAGCTTCCCGGTGATCATGTCCCTGATTGGTCTGGCGGTAATTATCGGTCTGGAAAAACTGAAAGTGCCGGGCGGCATTCTGCTGACCATTATCGGCATTTCGATTGTAGGCCTGATCTTCGACCCGACCGTGCACTTCTCCGGTATCTTCGCCATGCCGTCCCTGAGCGATGACAAAGGCAACTCCCTGATTGGCAGCCTGGATATTGTCGGCGCGCTGAATCCGGTGATCCTGCCAAGCGTGCTGGCACTGGTGATGACCGCCGTGTTTGACGCGACCGGTACCATCCGCGCAGTGGCCGGTCAGGCAAACCTGCTGGATAAAGACGGCCAGATTATCGACGGTGGCAAAGCGCTGACCACTGACTCCCTGAGCAGCGTCTTCTCTGGTCTGGTAGGTGCGGCACCTGCGGCGGTGTACATCGAGTCCGCAGCGGGTACGGCGGCAGGCGGTAAAACCGGTCTGACGGCGATCACCGTCGGCGTGCTGTTCCTGCTGATCCTGTTCCTCTCTCCGCTCTCTTATCTGGTCCCGGCTTATGCGACCGCGCCTGCGCTGATGTACGTCGGCCTGCTGATGCTGAGCAACGTGGCGAAAATCGATTTTGCAGACTTCGTGGATGCGATGTCCGGCCTGATCACCGCAGTCTTTATCGTGCTGACCTGCAACATCGTGACCGGCATTATGATCGGTTTCGCCTCGCTGGTGATTGGTCGTCTGGTCTCGGGTGAATGGCGCAAGCTGAACATCGGCACCGTCGTTATCGCCATCGCACTGGTGGCGTTCTACGCGGGTGGCTGGGCAATCTAA
- a CDS encoding LysR family transcriptional regulator yields the protein MDIRTLRYFVEVVRQQSFTRAAEKLFVTQPTISKMLKNLEDELNCTLLIRDGRKLLLTDTGRVVFERGLAILAEFRQLEAELGDINHLTKGVLRLGIPPMVGMMMAGPISLFRQRYPGVELKISEFGGLTVQQAVTNGDLDVAMTALPVEEESGLATLPLFSHPLCVLVPRSGDWLKIDSVKPELLGEHPLLIYNEDFALSRQLMTLFSHHNVKPRIAVRSGQWDFLAAMVQAGVGIAILPQPICERLDKNTLRWIPLESDLHWQLGMIWREGVYLSHSAQAWLECCEGFWVRSE from the coding sequence ATGGACATAAGAACGCTGCGCTATTTTGTCGAAGTGGTTCGCCAGCAAAGTTTTACCCGCGCAGCGGAGAAGTTGTTCGTTACCCAGCCTACTATCAGCAAGATGCTGAAAAACCTCGAAGACGAGCTGAACTGTACTCTTCTGATCCGCGACGGGCGCAAACTCCTGCTGACCGATACCGGACGCGTGGTGTTCGAACGCGGGCTGGCGATTCTGGCGGAGTTCCGTCAGCTGGAAGCGGAGCTGGGCGACATCAATCACCTGACGAAAGGGGTGCTTCGCCTCGGCATTCCGCCAATGGTGGGGATGATGATGGCCGGGCCGATTAGCCTGTTCCGCCAGCGTTATCCCGGCGTTGAGCTGAAAATTTCAGAATTTGGCGGCTTAACCGTCCAGCAGGCGGTCACCAACGGCGATCTGGACGTGGCAATGACCGCCCTTCCCGTTGAGGAGGAGAGCGGACTGGCGACGCTACCGCTCTTTAGCCACCCGCTGTGCGTGCTGGTGCCGCGCTCCGGTGACTGGTTAAAGATTGACTCGGTCAAACCTGAGCTGCTCGGCGAACACCCGTTGCTGATATACAACGAAGACTTCGCCTTAAGCCGTCAGCTAATGACCCTGTTTAGCCACCATAACGTGAAGCCGCGCATCGCGGTACGTAGCGGCCAGTGGGATTTTCTGGCGGCGATGGTGCAGGCCGGCGTGGGGATAGCCATTCTGCCGCAGCCTATCTGCGAGCGGCTGGATAAAAACACGCTGCGCTGGATCCCGCTGGAGAGCGACCTGCACTGGCAACTGGGGATGATCTGGCGTGAAGGGGTGTATCTGTCGCACAGCGCACAGGCGTGGCTGGAGTGTTGTGAGGGGTTTTGGGTGCGGTCTGAATAG
- the uvrA gene encoding excinuclease ABC subunit UvrA — MDKIEVRGARTHNLKNINLIIPRDKLIVVTGLSGSGKSSLAFDTLYAEGQRRYVESLSAYARQFLSLMEKPDVDHIEGLSPAISIEQKSTSHNPRSTVGTITEIHDYLRLLYARVGEPRCPDHDVPLTAQTVSQMVDNVLSQPEGKRLMLLAPIIKERKGEHTKTLENLASQGYIRARIDGEVCDLSDPPKLELQKKHTIEVVIDRFKVRDDLATRLAESFETALELSGGTAVVSDMDNPKAEELLFSANFACPICGYSMRELEPRLFSFNNPAGACPTCDGLGVQQYFDPDRVIQNPELSLAGGAIRGWDKRNFYYFQMLKSLAEHYKFDVEAPWASLSPNVHKVILFGSGKENIEFKYMNDRGDTSVRRHPFEGVLHNMERRYKETESSAVREELAKFISNRSCATCEGTRLRREARHVFVENTALPTISDMSIGHAMDFFNNLKLSGQRAKIAEKVLKEIGDRLKFLVNVGLNYLTLSRSAETLSGGEAQRIRLASQIGAGLVGVMYVLDEPSIGLHQRDNERLLGTLVHLRNLGNTVIVVEHDEDAIRAADHVIDIGPGAGVHGGQVVAEGTLKDIMAVPESLTGQYMSGKRKIEVPKQRVAADPEKVLKLTGARGNNLKDVTLTLPVGLFTCITGVSGSGKSTLINDTLFPIAQTALNGATLAEPAPYRDIQGLGHFDKVIDIDQSPIGRTPRSNPATYTGVFTPVRELFAGVPEARSRGYTPGRFSFNVRGGRCEACQGDGVIKVEMHFLPDIYVPCDQCKGKRYNRETLEIKYKGKTIHEVLDMTIEEAREFFDAVPALARKLQTLMDVGLTYIRLGQSATTLSGGEAQRVKLARELSKRGTGQTLYILDEPTTGLHFADIQQLLEVLHQLRDQGNTIVVIEHNLDVIKTADWIVDLGPEGGSGGGEILVSGTPETVAECEASHTARFLKPLL, encoded by the coding sequence ATGGATAAGATCGAAGTTCGGGGCGCCCGCACCCACAATCTCAAGAATATCAACCTCATAATCCCTCGCGACAAACTCATTGTCGTGACCGGGCTTTCGGGGTCTGGCAAATCCTCACTGGCTTTCGACACTCTGTATGCCGAAGGACAGCGTCGTTACGTTGAATCACTCTCTGCGTACGCGCGTCAGTTCCTGTCGCTGATGGAAAAACCGGATGTCGACCATATTGAAGGGTTGTCCCCTGCTATCTCTATTGAGCAGAAGTCCACCTCGCATAACCCGCGTTCTACGGTCGGTACCATTACCGAAATTCACGACTACCTGCGTCTGCTGTATGCCCGCGTGGGCGAGCCGCGCTGCCCGGACCATGACGTCCCGCTGACGGCCCAGACCGTGAGCCAGATGGTGGATAACGTGCTGTCGCAGCCGGAAGGCAAACGCCTGATGCTGCTGGCGCCGATCATTAAAGAGCGTAAAGGCGAGCACACCAAAACGCTGGAAAACCTGGCAAGCCAGGGCTATATCCGTGCCCGTATTGACGGCGAAGTGTGTGACCTGTCGGATCCGCCAAAGCTGGAACTACAGAAGAAGCACACCATCGAAGTGGTGATTGATCGCTTTAAGGTGCGTGACGATCTCGCCACGCGTCTCGCGGAATCCTTTGAGACGGCGCTGGAACTGTCTGGCGGCACGGCCGTGGTCTCCGACATGGACAACCCGAAAGCGGAAGAGCTGCTCTTCTCCGCCAACTTTGCCTGCCCGATTTGCGGCTACAGCATGCGCGAGCTGGAACCGCGTCTGTTCTCCTTCAACAACCCGGCGGGTGCCTGCCCGACGTGTGACGGCCTGGGCGTCCAGCAGTATTTCGATCCGGACCGCGTGATTCAGAACCCGGAGCTGTCGCTGGCGGGCGGCGCCATTCGCGGCTGGGACAAGCGTAACTTCTACTACTTCCAGATGCTGAAATCGCTGGCAGAGCACTACAAGTTCGATGTTGAAGCCCCGTGGGCCAGCCTGAGCCCGAACGTGCACAAAGTGATCCTCTTCGGTTCCGGTAAAGAGAACATCGAGTTCAAGTACATGAACGATCGCGGCGATACCTCCGTGCGTCGCCACCCGTTCGAAGGGGTGCTGCACAATATGGAGCGCCGCTACAAAGAGACCGAATCCAGTGCGGTACGTGAAGAGCTGGCGAAGTTCATCAGCAACCGCTCCTGCGCCACCTGTGAGGGCACGCGCCTGCGTCGCGAAGCGCGCCACGTGTTCGTGGAAAACACCGCGCTGCCGACCATCTCAGACATGAGCATCGGCCACGCGATGGACTTCTTCAATAACCTGAAGCTCTCCGGCCAGCGTGCGAAAATCGCCGAAAAAGTGCTGAAAGAGATTGGCGATCGCCTCAAGTTCCTGGTGAACGTCGGCCTGAACTACCTGACGCTTTCCCGCTCTGCAGAAACGCTCTCCGGCGGTGAAGCCCAGCGTATCCGCCTGGCCAGCCAGATTGGCGCGGGCCTGGTAGGCGTGATGTACGTGCTGGATGAGCCGTCCATCGGCCTGCACCAGCGCGACAACGAGCGTCTGCTCGGCACGCTGGTTCATCTGCGCAACCTCGGCAACACGGTAATTGTGGTTGAGCACGACGAAGATGCGATCCGTGCGGCTGACCATGTCATCGACATTGGCCCTGGCGCAGGCGTACACGGCGGTCAGGTCGTTGCAGAAGGGACGCTGAAAGACATCATGGCGGTTCCCGAGTCGCTGACCGGCCAGTACATGAGCGGCAAGCGTAAGATTGAGGTGCCAAAACAGCGCGTAGCGGCAGATCCGGAAAAAGTGCTGAAGCTGACCGGCGCGCGCGGTAACAACCTGAAAGACGTCACCCTGACGCTGCCGGTTGGCCTGTTTACCTGTATCACCGGCGTGTCCGGTTCCGGTAAATCGACGCTGATTAACGATACGCTGTTCCCGATTGCGCAGACGGCGCTGAACGGTGCGACGCTGGCCGAGCCTGCACCGTACCGCGACATTCAGGGGCTGGGGCATTTCGATAAGGTTATCGACATCGACCAGAGCCCGATTGGCCGTACGCCGCGCTCCAACCCGGCGACCTATACCGGCGTCTTTACGCCCGTACGTGAACTGTTTGCCGGTGTGCCGGAAGCGCGTTCACGCGGCTATACGCCAGGACGTTTCAGCTTTAACGTGCGCGGCGGTCGCTGTGAAGCGTGCCAGGGTGACGGTGTGATCAAGGTTGAGATGCACTTCCTGCCGGATATCTACGTGCCATGCGACCAGTGCAAAGGCAAGCGCTATAACCGCGAAACGCTGGAGATTAAGTACAAAGGCAAGACCATTCACGAAGTGCTGGACATGACCATCGAAGAGGCGCGCGAGTTCTTTGACGCCGTCCCTGCGCTGGCGCGTAAGCTGCAAACGCTGATGGACGTGGGCCTGACCTACATTCGTCTGGGGCAGTCGGCGACAACGCTTTCCGGTGGTGAAGCGCAGCGCGTGAAGCTGGCGCGTGAGCTGTCAAAACGCGGCACCGGTCAGACGCTGTACATTCTTGATGAGCCGACTACCGGTCTGCACTTTGCCGACATTCAGCAGTTGCTCGAGGTGCTGCATCAGCTGCGCGATCAGGGCAACACTATCGTGGTGATTGAGCACAACCTGGACGTGATTAAAACCGCGGACTGGATTGTCGATCTCGGCCCGGAAGGCGGCAGCGGCGGTGGTGAAATTCTCGTCTCCGGCACGCCAGAGACCGTTGCAG
- a CDS encoding Na+/H+ antiporter translates to MEIFFTILIMTLVVSLSGVVTRVLPFQIPLPLMQIAIGALLAWPTFGLHVEFDPELFLVLFIPPLLFADGWKTPTREFLEHGREIFGLALALVVVTVVGIGFLIYWMVPGIPLIPAFALAAVLSPTDAVALSGIVGEGRIPKKIMGILQGEALMNDASGLVALKFAVAVAMGTMVFTVGGATLEFFKVAIGGILAGFVVSWLYGRSLRFLSRWGGDEPATQIVLLFLLPFASYLIAEHIGVSGILAAVAAGMTITRSGVMRRAPLAMRLRANSTWAMLEFVFNGMVFLLLGLQLPGILETSLVAAEADPNVETWLLFTDIVLIYMALMLVRFGWLWTMKKFSVRFLTKKPMEFGSWSTRELLIASFAGVRGAITLAGVLSIPLLLPTGDVFPARYELVFLAAGVILFSLFVGVIMLPILLQHIDAGDSTQQHKEERIARAATAEVAIVAIQKMEERLAADAEENIDNQLLTEVSSRVIGNLRRRADGRNDVESSLQEENLERRFRLAALRSERAELYHLRATRQISNETLQKLLHDLDLLEALLIENQ, encoded by the coding sequence ATGGAAATCTTCTTCACAATACTCATCATGACCCTTGTGGTCTCGCTATCCGGGGTGGTTACACGCGTACTGCCCTTTCAAATTCCCCTGCCATTAATGCAAATTGCCATCGGTGCGCTGCTGGCGTGGCCGACGTTTGGCCTGCACGTCGAGTTCGACCCGGAACTGTTCCTCGTGCTGTTTATCCCGCCGCTGCTGTTCGCCGACGGCTGGAAAACCCCCACGCGCGAATTTCTGGAGCACGGCCGCGAGATCTTCGGCCTCGCGCTGGCGCTGGTGGTTGTTACCGTGGTCGGGATTGGCTTCCTGATCTACTGGATGGTGCCGGGCATTCCGTTAATACCTGCCTTTGCGCTGGCCGCCGTGCTGTCGCCAACCGATGCCGTGGCGCTTTCCGGCATTGTGGGCGAAGGCCGTATTCCGAAGAAAATCATGGGGATTTTGCAGGGCGAGGCGCTGATGAACGACGCCTCCGGTCTGGTCGCACTGAAATTTGCCGTGGCGGTAGCCATGGGCACCATGGTCTTTACCGTCGGCGGTGCGACCCTGGAATTCTTTAAGGTGGCGATTGGCGGCATTTTGGCTGGCTTCGTGGTGAGCTGGCTGTACGGTCGCTCCTTGCGCTTCCTCAGCCGCTGGGGCGGTGATGAACCTGCAACGCAAATCGTTCTGCTGTTCCTGCTGCCGTTTGCTTCCTACCTGATTGCTGAACACATCGGCGTGTCGGGCATTCTGGCGGCAGTGGCGGCAGGGATGACCATCACCCGCTCCGGCGTGATGCGCCGCGCGCCGCTGGCGATGCGCCTGCGTGCAAACAGTACCTGGGCGATGCTCGAATTCGTGTTTAACGGCATGGTATTCCTGCTGTTGGGCCTGCAGTTGCCCGGCATTCTGGAGACCTCGCTGGTGGCGGCTGAGGCCGATCCGAACGTTGAAACCTGGCTGCTCTTCACCGATATCGTGCTGATTTATATGGCGCTGATGCTGGTGCGTTTTGGCTGGCTGTGGACGATGAAAAAATTCAGCGTGCGCTTCCTGACCAAAAAGCCGATGGAGTTCGGTTCGTGGTCAACGCGTGAGCTGCTGATTGCCTCTTTTGCGGGCGTGCGCGGGGCGATCACCCTTGCCGGTGTCCTCTCCATTCCGCTGCTGCTGCCAACGGGGGATGTCTTCCCGGCGCGTTACGAACTGGTGTTCCTGGCCGCTGGCGTCATTCTCTTCTCACTGTTTGTCGGCGTGATTATGCTGCCGATATTGCTGCAGCATATCGACGCGGGTGATTCCACTCAGCAGCACAAGGAGGAGCGTATTGCCCGGGCGGCGACGGCCGAAGTGGCAATTGTGGCTATCCAGAAGATGGAAGAGCGTCTGGCCGCGGATGCGGAAGAGAACATTGATAATCAGCTGCTGACGGAAGTGAGTTCCCGCGTGATTGGTAACCTGCGTCGTCGGGCCGACGGGCGTAACGACGTGGAAAGCTCGCTGCAGGAGGAGAACCTTGAGCGCCGGTTCCGTCTGGCGGCGCTGCGCTCCGAGCGTGCCGAACTGTATCACCTGCGCGCCACGCGCCAGATCAGCAACGAGACGCTGCAAAAGCTGCTGCACGATCTGGACCTGCTGGAAGCGCTGTTGATAGAGAATCAGTAG
- the soxR gene encoding redox-sensitive transcriptional activator SoxR gives MEKRLPRIKALLTPGEVAKRSGVAVSALHFYESKGLIKSIRNAGNQRRYTRDVLRYVAIIKIAQRIGIPLATIGDAFGVLPEGHTLSPKEWKELSSQWREELDRRIHTLVVLRDELDGCIGCGCLSRSDCPLRNPGDRLGEQGTGARLLEED, from the coding sequence ATGGAAAAGAGATTGCCGCGAATTAAAGCGCTCCTAACCCCCGGTGAAGTGGCAAAGCGCAGCGGCGTTGCGGTGTCGGCGCTCCACTTCTATGAAAGCAAAGGGTTAATTAAGAGTATCCGTAATGCCGGAAACCAGCGGCGTTACACCCGCGACGTGCTCCGCTATGTGGCGATTATCAAAATTGCGCAACGAATCGGAATCCCCCTGGCCACCATCGGCGATGCGTTCGGCGTGCTGCCGGAAGGACACACGCTTAGCCCGAAAGAGTGGAAAGAGCTGTCGTCCCAGTGGCGTGAAGAGCTTGACCGACGCATTCACACACTGGTCGTGCTGCGTGACGAACTGGATGGCTGTATTGGCTGTGGGTGTTTATCTCGCAGCGACTGCCCGTTGCGTAACCCCGGCGACAGGCTGGGCGAGCAGGGTACGGGCGCGCGGTTGCTGGAAGAGGATTGA
- a CDS encoding YjcB family protein — protein sequence MATITTSMVLLRWPLLSAVLMFLASTLNIQFRKSDYAGLAVISTLLGLGAACWFATGLLGITLLDIAAVWENIKVVMVEAMSHTPPDWPMVIT from the coding sequence ATGGCGACCATTACTACCAGCATGGTTCTCCTGCGCTGGCCATTGTTAAGTGCGGTGTTGATGTTTTTAGCCAGCACGCTGAACATTCAGTTTCGTAAATCTGACTACGCTGGCCTTGCGGTGATCAGCACCCTGCTGGGGCTGGGCGCAGCCTGCTGGTTTGCAACGGGTCTGCTTGGCATTACCCTGCTGGATATCGCTGCCGTTTGGGAAAATATAAAAGTGGTGATGGTGGAAGCCATGAGCCACACGCCGCCAGACTGGCCGATGGTGATTACCTGA
- a CDS encoding EAL domain-containing protein produces MNRSARRKMLRGVGIIMVVMLPVMLALWFAQLRAVSETSAQLRTFAGLALDKTELVIQQVDLARDGAEQYQGKLCTPEHRQYMLNVVRGRLFVADLIYAQGQRFLCSTVFTPDQPYLISVANYKRKPDIAIYYYRDTPFFTGYKMTYMQRGNYVVVVNPLSYSEVMSADHSLSWGVYDTVTNAFFSVSQQANITLLNTLIRDKESTFQKDDRFYTIVKSDKRPIAAIVSTSNTRFYETLYHQATLTLPLGMICSIIILLVWSRTHRELNSPGRLLHRALNKRQLCVHYQPIIDIKNNRCVGAEALLRWPGFNGQVMSPVEFIPLAEKEGMSERITDYVVEEVFSDLGHFLATHPDLYISINLSATDFHSSRLIAMISDKARHYAVRAQQIKIEVTERGFIDVPKTTPVIQAFRQAGYEVAIDDFGTGYSNLHNLYSLNVDILKIDKSFIDTLTTNSTSHLIAEHIIEMAQSLRLKTIAEGVETAEQVSWLLKRGVQYCQGWHFAKAMPPQEFMAWQQQPLH; encoded by the coding sequence ATGAATCGTAGCGCGCGGCGCAAGATGCTCAGGGGGGTAGGGATCATCATGGTAGTTATGCTACCGGTGATGCTTGCGCTATGGTTTGCCCAGCTCAGAGCCGTGTCGGAAACAAGCGCCCAACTACGCACATTTGCTGGACTGGCGTTAGACAAAACAGAACTTGTCATTCAACAGGTTGATTTAGCACGCGATGGCGCTGAACAATATCAGGGTAAACTGTGTACACCTGAGCACCGGCAATATATGTTGAATGTGGTTCGTGGTCGTCTTTTCGTCGCCGATTTAATTTATGCACAAGGCCAACGTTTTCTTTGTTCAACCGTTTTTACCCCCGACCAGCCCTATCTGATTTCTGTCGCCAATTACAAACGTAAACCCGACATTGCCATCTATTATTATCGCGATACGCCATTTTTTACAGGGTATAAAATGACATATATGCAGCGTGGTAATTATGTTGTGGTGGTCAATCCGCTTTCTTACAGTGAAGTGATGTCAGCCGATCATTCTCTGTCGTGGGGGGTGTACGACACGGTAACTAATGCATTCTTTTCCGTCAGCCAGCAGGCCAATATTACATTATTGAATACGCTAATCCGGGATAAGGAATCGACATTTCAAAAAGATGACCGTTTTTATACCATCGTTAAATCCGATAAACGCCCCATCGCAGCCATCGTCTCCACATCGAATACACGCTTTTATGAAACGCTTTATCATCAGGCCACACTGACGCTGCCGCTGGGGATGATCTGCAGCATTATTATTCTTCTGGTGTGGTCACGCACCCACCGTGAACTCAACTCCCCAGGCCGGTTGCTGCATCGTGCGCTGAATAAGCGCCAGCTTTGCGTCCATTATCAGCCAATTATTGATATTAAAAATAATCGGTGCGTGGGGGCAGAAGCGTTACTGCGCTGGCCTGGCTTTAACGGACAGGTGATGAGTCCGGTGGAATTTATCCCGCTGGCGGAAAAAGAGGGCATGAGCGAACGTATTACGGATTACGTCGTCGAAGAGGTATTCAGCGATCTGGGGCATTTCCTGGCGACGCATCCCGATCTCTATATTTCCATTAACCTGTCGGCGACTGATTTTCACTCTTCGCGCCTGATCGCGATGATCTCGGACAAGGCCAGGCACTATGCCGTGCGCGCGCAGCAGATAAAGATTGAAGTGACGGAACGCGGGTTTATTGATGTTCCTAAAACCACACCCGTTATTCAGGCTTTCCGTCAGGCGGGCTATGAAGTGGCCATCGATGATTTCGGGACCGGTTATTCCAACCTGCATAACCTTTATTCGCTGAATGTCGATATCCTGAAAATCGATAAATCCTTTATCGATACCTTAACGACCAACAGCACCAGCCACCTGATTGCCGAGCACATCATCGAGATGGCGCAAAGTTTGCGTCTTAAAACCATCGCGGAAGGTGTGGAAACGGCAGAGCAGGTCAGCTGGCTGTTGAAGCGTGGCGTGCAGTATTGTCAGGGATGGCACTTCGCGAAAGCGATGCCGCCCCAGGAATTTATGGCCTGGCAGCAGCAACCTTTGCACTGA
- the soxS gene encoding superoxide response transcriptional regulator SoxS: protein MSHQQIIQTLIEWIDEHIDQPLNIDVVAKKSGYSKWYLQRMFRTVMHQTLGEYIRQRRLLLAAQALRSTQRPIFDIAMDLGYVSQQTFSRVFRREFDRTPSDYRHQLN from the coding sequence ATGTCGCATCAGCAAATTATTCAGACGCTTATTGAATGGATTGATGAACATATCGACCAACCGTTGAACATTGATGTGGTCGCTAAAAAATCGGGCTATTCGAAATGGTATTTACAGAGAATGTTCCGCACCGTCATGCATCAGACGCTGGGTGAGTACATTCGCCAGCGCAGACTGCTGCTGGCAGCGCAGGCGCTACGTTCGACGCAACGGCCTATTTTTGATATCGCGATGGATCTTGGCTATGTCTCGCAACAAACCTTTTCCCGCGTGTTTCGTCGTGAATTTGACCGCACGCCGAGCGATTACCGCCATCAGTTGAATTAA
- the ssb1 gene encoding single-stranded DNA-binding protein SSB1 has translation MASRGVNKVILVGNLGQDPEVRYMPSGGAVANITLATSESWRDKATGEMKEQTEWHRVVLFGKLAEVAGEYLRKGSQVYIEGQLRTRKWTDQSGAEKYTTEVVVNVGGTMQMLGGRQGGGAPAGGGQSQQQGGWGQPQQPQGGNQFSGGAQSRPQQQSAPAPSNEPPMDFDDDIPF, from the coding sequence ATGGCCAGCAGAGGCGTAAACAAGGTGATTCTCGTCGGTAATCTGGGCCAGGACCCGGAAGTACGCTACATGCCGAGTGGTGGCGCAGTTGCCAACATTACGCTGGCTACTTCCGAATCCTGGCGTGATAAAGCGACCGGTGAGATGAAAGAGCAGACCGAATGGCACCGCGTTGTGCTGTTTGGCAAACTGGCCGAAGTGGCCGGTGAGTATCTGCGTAAAGGTTCTCAGGTCTATATCGAAGGCCAGCTGCGTACCCGCAAATGGACCGATCAGTCCGGCGCTGAGAAGTACACCACGGAAGTCGTGGTGAACGTGGGTGGCACCATGCAGATGCTGGGTGGCCGTCAGGGCGGTGGCGCACCGGCAGGTGGCGGTCAGAGCCAGCAGCAGGGCGGTTGGGGTCAGCCTCAGCAGCCGCAGGGCGGCAACCAGTTCAGCGGCGGCGCGCAGTCTCGTCCGCAGCAGCAGTCTGCTCCGGCCCCGTCTAACGAACCGCCAATGGATTTCGACGACGACATTCCGTTCTGA
- a CDS encoding glutathione S-transferase family protein, with product MLTVHHLSQSRSHRVIWALEELALPYEIVHYQREKTMLAPESLKKVHPLGKSPVIEDNGLILAESGAILEYLQETYDAESHLKPRDPAHKVQYRFWLHYAEGSLMPLLLMKLVFNSLGKPPVPFGMRTLGKALGQGVQKAYLNRQLETHARFIESHLSENSWFAGDTLSMADIQMSFPIFALLARGGVEHLPHTHAWKKKVENRPGWQKTLEQGGPLTIPGEG from the coding sequence ATGCTCACGGTACATCACCTTAGCCAGTCACGCTCGCACCGCGTGATCTGGGCGCTGGAAGAACTTGCCCTGCCTTATGAGATCGTTCATTACCAGCGTGAAAAAACCATGCTGGCGCCTGAGTCTCTCAAAAAAGTGCATCCGCTGGGCAAATCACCGGTCATTGAAGATAACGGGCTGATCCTTGCCGAGTCCGGTGCCATTCTGGAGTATCTCCAGGAAACCTACGACGCAGAATCACACCTTAAACCGCGGGATCCTGCCCACAAGGTGCAATATCGTTTCTGGCTGCACTACGCAGAAGGTTCCCTTATGCCATTGCTGTTAATGAAGCTGGTTTTTAACAGCCTGGGCAAACCCCCCGTGCCGTTTGGGATGCGCACGCTGGGGAAAGCGCTAGGGCAGGGAGTGCAAAAAGCTTACCTCAACCGCCAGCTGGAAACCCATGCGCGTTTTATCGAATCGCACCTTTCAGAAAACAGTTGGTTTGCCGGTGACACGCTCAGCATGGCCGATATTCAGATGAGTTTTCCGATCTTTGCCCTGCTGGCGCGCGGTGGCGTTGAACACCTCCCGCATACCCATGCCTGGAAGAAAAAGGTCGAAAACCGGCCCGGCTGGCAAAAAACACTCGAACAGGGCGGGCCGCTCACTATCCCTGGCGAAGGGTGA